Below is a genomic region from Anabas testudineus chromosome 13, fAnaTes1.2, whole genome shotgun sequence.
AAGAGGACGTTCAGCTCATTTTACAACAAACTGAGTTTACTTGTCTTGAGCAGCATGCCTTTGGAGTTGTATTACTGGATGGAGGTACAGTATGACGATGATAACATTGAAACAGTTATGTTTAGTGAAAAAAGTTCTAGAACCGTTTGTAACACAGACCAATGTATTAAAAGGCTTGTTGGATTTAACAActgacagtgatgaagagcagAGCCTGAGACAGCTTGGTAGAGAGGACATAAAAGGTATAGACACAACAGGGGATTTTTAACCCGTTGCAAATGCAACATTAAAGATCACTGCCACAATCTATGTCTATCATATAGGACTGTTGCACGTTTGGTGCTGTAAGCTGCGTATAGCACCAATAGTGTCAGTTTTACAGGCGCAGGCAGCACAGACATTGGCTTTGTTCACATTAAAGGGTCTCAGTGATAATTTAGaaattctgaattaattttttCAAAAAGATTTGGGTGACTTCAGCAGGTATGAGACACTAAGACATAAGCCATTTTTTACATAGAAATTCCTAAATATTATTCACAGTGCAAAGAGTGAAGAGCTTTAAGGTTATAGAACAGAGGTAGAAGTAATATTCTCCAAACACTAAATGTCAGCGATAACACACAGCGTAGATTAGGTAGGGATAATGTTTGTGGTCCATTTCATTAGAGATGGGCTCACATCTCCCACCCAACACAGTAACACtagaaactaaaacatgaaaCCTAAAAAAGTGacttgtgtctgtttcagtAGAGTTATCAAACTATGGCAGTGATTTGATATTGTGATGTACCTCATTCATTTTCCCTGGACGGTCAGACCTTACAGAGCAGACATTCCCAACATTCTTTATATAACTGAAGtaacacatcatcacaccatcAGAAAATGAAGATATTTTAGTCTCACAAAatatctttcattttttttattagactgACAGTTTTCAGTGTAGACAAATATATGAATCAATACTGCTATTAAAATAGTGTGACCAGTAATCAGTATCAGCTTATATTAAATTCTGGAAAGAGAGTTCTTCACATTCAGCTGCATTAATACTTAAACCATAACAATACTAAGCCTATCATTTTATACCCATTATCATGAAGAGCATATCTTTTTCCTATATTATAACAAAGACCGCAATCTCAATTTTATGAATATCTCCAAGACCCAAGAGGCAGATGATTTAATATTAACAGTAAATGACAAGGGGACATTAAATGTTACCTCCGTCACACTGCTCCGACGGAACCTCCGTCATGGTGTCCAAACACAGTCTCAACACTAACTGAACAACTTGAACCTACAGATGAACAGACCCATCAGCTATCACACAAAGCAGCCGTTTCACTCTGGTCATTACAAAATAGTTTTTGATTAACTaatcacagcttttaaaataatgtgtcgTCCCAAACAACGGGGTTAACCACACCTCTTATGGTGGAACTTTGACCTGGGACATTTTAGGCTAAGTTAGGAGCTGACTGAGAATGTTAGATATTGAACTTAACTATGttaaagcattttttaaaaatatttctattaaacCTACAATAAACAACTTAAACAAGTGCTGGCAtgcaattaaaaatgaatccaCTATGTTCCAACAAGTCCttccctcctgctgctctgctgttctTATCCTTTCCTAGATTGTAGTTGAACTTATAAGGACCTACTCCATTTGTTTCAGGTacaaacatcagtaaaatgaataaattggTCTAGTGAATTAGCATGTCGGTTGGAACATCTTACCAGTAAATTGTTAAAGCTGCtgctaattataataataattaggaCTGAATTATTCAGTCCATATCTTCCACTGAACCAGTGCAGTAGGTTAAAtggaacagaaatgaaaaagcagTAAAATTAGAAACCATGGCgaattgtgtttatttgaagCAGAGTTTTCTAAACGTGGTGATCAGGAGAGCATTTGTTGGCGAGACATTGTGAATAAAGACTGAAGTTCTGTCAGTCTTAAAATGGAAAATTCATTCTCTCATAGTTTGATATATTGTTTCACCCAGAGGCAGCTTAAGTTCCTGGAAAAGCTGTGATGGCAGAAGGGTGTTCTCTCATACTGACAATGCTGTGCTCTGGACCAGGTCTCCAGAGGGGGGGCTACcatccagctgcagctgctgagtgttttcatttcaaaatattttgtggTCCAGTTCAAGCAAGATTTAAAAATTGTTGTTCATtgtgcaataaataaatgtgtaatagaggacaaatgtgtgtgactgatgtgtgtatgttgcaCCACCTGCAGGTGTCTGAGGAGAGGGCTATGGAGCAGGCATCACTACCTGTGGATACTGCTGGTCCTGCTTGTGGTCTGTATCGCCATTCAGACCTTTGTCGCCCATCAGGCCAGGTAAAGTCACACTCACTGTAAAATTCCTACAGCATAGTAGGTTTCTGACTCCTACATAATGCTGACTGTGTTTAGGACTTCTTCCAGTGACAAGCTGACAGGACTCCCACGTCTGAGATTCACTGTCAACAAACAGCACCTGTTTCCTACTTTGCAAAACATCTGGGAAGGCCTTCATTCTGAGTCCTCGCTGGCAGTAAACCAGGACGCAGGGTTgctacacacagaaacaacagcgGATCCTCACCATGAGAATGAGGGATATGGAAAGTCATTGGACAATATTCTGTGGAAACATGTGGATAAAAACATCAGCCTTGCAACGGGCTCTCAGGCAAGAAAAGTTTCACCTGGAAAACTGCTTCAAAAACACGGAGACAAACCAGCCGTTGAAGTTCCAGGTTCTTCGGTCCTCCATGGTACTAGAAAGGGCTTAATTGTCAGCACACATAAAAGGCTCATGAACACTCCCACTCCATCCAGTGTTTCAGAGACTCACATCAACAGCGTACTTACCAAAGCAACCTGCAACCCAAAGTTTCACATTGTTTTCCTCAAGACACACAAAACGGCCAGCAGCACCATCCTCAACATCCTGTATCGCTACGGCGAAAGCAGGAAGCTGACCTTTGCTCTCCCTCTGAACAAACACAGCCAGTTATTTTACCCGTTCCCCTTTACATCAAATTTTGTTGAAGGTGTAAGCAGCAGAAGTGTGAAGGAGTTCCACATCATGTGTAACCACATGAGGTTTAGAAAATTTGAGGTAAGTTTCATCACAAAACTTTGACTGAATTTCCAGCCCAGTTTACATATGGACTGCACATGGAGCACAACACGATAtgtaagcaaaaaaaaaaaaaaaatccaggagAAATCACATGGTCTCATTTTGCCTTTGATCCCAGCCAGTATATTCATGTGGACCCCAGATTGGTTAATGATAGGCTGACATTTGGGCCTCGTTTGGGCAACGTGAGTAAGGTTCAGAAATGTGTCCATAGGCTTACTGTGGTCCCAGATGGGCTTGGACATGTGAGTTGACAATGGGGATGAGGTAGGGTGAGAGGTGCTCAGAGCCCACGTGGGACCTTTTTGTGTAGACATATGCAGTGTTGGGGAGTAGTAAAGTGCATGAGGAAGAATCACCATGTCCACACTTaagcaaatacatttattagttTCATCACGGAAACCTATGTTTTACCTATAGTTGTAACTTATGTTAACTTGCCTTGACTTGTGAAGTAATTGGTTGGTGCAAAGCTGAACTTTCAACACTGCACCTACAGAATAATATGTGGAATAATGTTGAGACCAAGGAATTAGTGGAGCACACAAGAGTATGTGTAAGAGTATGAAATAAATGTGACGACACTGGTCACATCTTGATGAACCCCACTTAATCACCCAAATGGGAATTAAATGCTAAAGCAACTTTCCATGGGGCTGCATGTTGGCTCtggaaattattaaaatatgtttcattcattgtcatttagattttatttccCTTGAAGacaatttactttattttattttttaaagtaaaataattgaCAGGGAATTACAACTTTTAGAAACTTTTAATATgctaattacattttacatttacaaaataaataaataaataaatgaaatatgaaccattttgttatttaaatatattaaatctAAAACAATTTCAATCTATTTTGTGTTCTAGGTGGCAAAAGTGATGCCTAAGGATAGCTTCTACTTTTCTATCCTGAGGAATCCTGTGGCCATGATGGAGTCCATCTTTATTTACTACAGGAGCATTCCAGCTTTCCACAAGGCTCGTAGCCTGGATGACTTCCTGGACAACGGTTGGAGCAACTACAATGCATCAGTTGGTGGAAACCATTATGCTCACAACATCCTGGCTTTTGATTTTGGATTTGACAACAACGTTGCAGCTGATGCTGAGGACTTAGAGGAGAGAGCCAGCATGGCTATTGCAGCCATTGAACAGGACTTCCACCTTATTCTTATTTCTGAGTACTTCGATGAGTCCATGATTTTGCTCAGACATGCCCTCTGCTGGTCCCTGAAAGATGTGGTTTCCTTTAAGCTTAACAGTCGCAGTGAACAAACTCGTCATCCACTTTTAccaaacactgcagagaaaatcaaGAAGTGGAATGCTTTAGACTGGAGGATTTACTTGCACTTTAACACCACCTTCTGGCACAAAGTGGATACTCTGATTGGGCAAGAGCGGATGAAGACGGAAGTGTATGAGTTGAGAGAGCTTCAGGGCAAACTAGCAAACACCTGCTTGAAAGATGGCGGCGCAGTCCACCCATCTCAGATAAAAGACACTGGGCTGAAGCCGTTTCAGTACGGAGCTGCTGTCATTCAGGGCTATAACTTAAACCCACACATAGACAGACAAACCAAAGCCAAATGTCAGACACTTATAACTCCAGAACTGCAGTACACTGATCGACTGTACACCCAGCAGTTCCCCGAGCTGGCTGCTAAGCTTAAAAAAGCATCGAAGGTGGTTGCACCACAGCGTCAACACTCCCTGGCCTCGGCCAGAAAAGCCCATCATAAACAGTTCGTAAGACACACATTCTCTAATCCCAACAACCAAAGGGCCCCCACAGGTTCCCTGTTAACACACAAAGAATCGAACGACAAAGCAAGAATGCTGTGAATGGTACCTGTGACTAACAATGTTACATGATCATACTGCAAGGTATGAAGGCAGCTGTTCTCTCTAACGCTTATGTTCTATAAGTTATATTAGAGAACCTACAGGGTAAAGCAGTTGATGATCTCCAAGAGGTAGCAGTGACCAATATAAGAGAAAAAATCTAAGAATGGAGCAAACAGGGtactgtgttgctgttgttaaaGCCTTACCAGTAGTGAAGCTAAAAGTGTGAAGGTGGCGCTAGGTGAACTACTAAAAGTGTCCAAAATGGAAATAGGGTTCATCTTGACAGCTTCTGAACAAGTGAAAACTTTTACCTGACCTCACCAAACAAAGTTGCACCAAAGGATCATGGTTAATTCTGTCTTGATTATGAATATTGGCTGCAAAGATCAGCTTTTCCTGATGCTGTTGTCAGGTCGATCTTGTTTGTTAGTGCCTTTCAAATGAGTTATGGTGGTTACAAAATGTACTTGTCATCTGCTGGCGCTATGGTTTAGATGTGGTTAAGTTTAGGAACAGTAGGAAACGCGAGTGATGACAGTTCAGTCGAGACTGTACATCCTCTGATAATGTAACAGTGAAATGATCATTGCTTCTCAGTGATAACTGTCATTGTTCACTTGACCACTAGAGGTTGCTCAACAAAAGACATAAACAGCAtttacaattaataataatgacatactttattgattcctttggggaaattgttgtttggacagctgcagtagatgacggtgCTACTGTGTGGTGtcagtgtcttgttcaaggacacctcaacatataGCCAGCAGGAATCAAGAATCAAACCAGTAACCCTGGTGTTTTATAGACGACTCTACCGTCTATAAAACCTCTGCTGCCTGTTAAGTGTTTGACCGGAGCTGTTGCGCTTCTGTTGAGACACGATGGTTTAGAGACCAGAGTATTTGTCTTGTTCGGGGAAAGTAAATTATACCAAATAGTTGGTTTATTAGGTAAACTAACATAGTGTAGCTACAGAGCTATAAAAAAGTCCCCTCATAGTGTTTGtcaactttaattattttacagtattgaaTCATGGTGGTTAAAATGGtacagtgtgtaaaatgtgaaggGTTTAGCATCATCTAATGGTGAGGTGTAAGCTGCTAATATGTCAAGTGATGAGGTTGCTTAAGATAGGCATATATTTCCAAACTAGATTTAATTACTTATCACACACATGATCACAATTCAACAATATTCTTTGTAGATACATGTCACAACCAGTACTAGTATGAAGCTTATTATATTCAGTTTTAGGTTTAGGTAAGCATCATTATACTGTAGTTGCCACAGTTTGGCTCAACTTTGCATCAAAGAGTTTTTCCATTGATCCACATGAACCTTTGTCTAAGTATGAGCTCCAGGCTTGTATTGACTATACACACAAGATACAtcataaccctaaccctaggTGTATTTAGTGACACTAACTTTCCATTCTTTAAGTCTTTATGCTAAGGGACAAAGAAACCCTGCTCTGTTTAATGACTTAttgttatttgcatttttcagtCTGTGAATTAAGGTTCATCAGTACTGACAGAGATTGAtatttatttctgatttattaGAATAAGGAATTTTTGTCTTGACCCGGTTGAACTAATGTTCAATGATTCTTCTCCGCTGTGCCCCCAGTGAAGCTGTAATCGCCACCACAGTGTCTGGAGCTTCTAAAGAGGTTTTACTTCACCCAAGGTGACTTTGAAGCCAGATGCTGCTTTTGATGTTGATTTTTCATGAAGTTAGTGGTGAGAAtccagaaaatgttttcattgttatgttgttaaattataaagtttaatttaagttttcaCAGTTGTGCTTTTCTTACATAATgaaactgatgatgatgatgatgattctgTAAAGGACATGAAATGATTTCCAATGATCTTGATTTCTGGATACAACACAATAAATTTGACTGTGTCAGATTAAGCAGGATACAACTTTCATTTCCATGTGTCACACATAAACATCACCTTAGAATGTCCATCAACCTACAGCCTGACTAAACTGTTGCTATAGAGACCAGAGAATATATCTATAGATAGATTTTATCAACTGTTTAGTAAATGGACATGGACacttgttttactttgaattcTTATGAAGAGCACATGAATGCACCAGTGGTCTGGTCTCTGTGAGACCTGGTGATGTATGAACCTTGGTATTGTGGAGCAGAATCGGGTTTAGTCATCAGTCTTCAGCCCTATCTAGAGCAGATTTAGGCTGAGTCGTTCCAAGAGGGCAGAGCTCCGTGTACTGTATTGGACTGATCCATTAAGAGTGGTTGGTCTGTTTGCACTTGGATTTGTTACTTTCTTTGTAGAATAAATGCCAGAACCAGAAGCCTCCAGTATTAAAATACTAAACCCAAATTTTACACAGTTAATGTTCAGAATTCTCACACTTTAATAGCAAGCTGTAAAAACATGGTGAACTGGAGAGATTTAGTGCCCAGTAATGAGACAATATCATGATCTTTTTCCTGTATAATATGAAATGGATTCTATAAAATTGTGAAACGTTATAATGAGAAAATCAGCAGAACTGTCTTTGGATCACAGCGACAGCAGGGAACATGTTCCAGATTCTCTCTTTTTCAGagaaatcatttcaaatgtcCCGTTTCATCAACACAAAAGAAGAGGAATGGATGTTAGACTGAGACAGTAATATGATTCGACCACTGGAGCTCTTCTGCTGACACTCAGTTTAAGTGTGCAGCATGAACCATGGCTCAAGTCTGCTCCTGTGTGGTTAGTAGCTGTTATTACATTGaacaattcagttttattcagcaaatcacaacaaaaattaTCCCAATTTACACAGTAAgattaagaccttacagaattaCCCAGAAAATCCCACTTGACCAGGACTCAGTGAAAGTGGAGAGGAGAAACTTTGttaaacctccagcagaaccaggctcagggaCATCTGCTTCAGGCGTTTGCTGTCActggaaagaggagggagaaaagatctGCTAATCTTCTAGCTACTAGCTGCCTACTATTGGCGGCCGCTCATGGAGAAAAATGATCTAAACCTCACTGAGCACTGGTTTGATCATGTTTTTCAATTAAAACCTATTTCACTGAAAAGTATTCTAATTTGAATTGAACGTTCCATGTTCATAGTAAATACATTGGAGAAGTAACTGTGATGGGATGTTTACAtgtggttttatgttttaataaaaatgtttataatgcatcacatcacatcagaatCAAGGCTGGATTGGGAGCAGGCTAGTAGGGCCCGTGCCCTGAGGCCTGAACAGGAAGGAGCCTTGGAAAGATGCAGGGTACACCCCTCCTGAGGTTCCTGATGGCCCAAGACAAGATGTGAGGTTTTCTGAGACATTAGGGAATTTTCTGAGGCTTTAACAGTTGTGGTCTAAGTCTGAGGCACTGAAGGCCTGGGGCCTGATCCCAGGCCTCAGAATTCCAGGTGCCTCGGCTCCTGGCACCCTGAGGCTTTGCCAAACAAAACCAAGGTTATACTACAGTTTTACAGCCCTGTGGAATGTGCCCCAGGACCTCCCAGGACCAGAATCCAGCTCTGGTCATCTTTTACTACTGTAAGTaattatgtttgtgtctctgaaagCCCTGTGTGGCCAGTGTGTTTCCTGAATGACAAATGTATTGAAAAGCAGGGAAAGCATAAGGAGGTTTtgcctactggaggtaggccacagccaggattcaaaccccagtcttctacatggagggcagcaatgttaccactacactctCCAGCCGCTTCTAAGTAGGTGGATACACACAACTTCTTACACATCTTCTAATGTGTGCTATACATAGATTAGCTAGTGTTTCTTAGGAGCAGTATTTACACTGTACTAAGCTTTCTACTAGAATAGAAACCTTAATGTAACCATTAAGATTTACATCACATCTCACAGCACTGCAACGTGACGCTCCACTTTCCCTCAGCTACAGCCACAGCATCCTGATGCACTCCTGACACTGGACAGCACACTTAATCAGCACAGCTCAGTTCCTGCAGCGGTGATCCGGTGGCTTCTTCTTTTCCCTTTCGAATGAAGGAAACAACTTAAGAAGTGTTATTTTTACACAAGCTTGAAACAGGATTACTGTGAAACAAGAAGCCTTTTCAGATAAGAGCAGGAGAAAACTGACTGTGGTTTTAGAAGTCCAAGAGAAACAGTCTCGATATAGTCGAGTCTAGTCATAGAAGCTTTAAAATGTGCCTTTTGTCTGGGAGCAGATCATCCTTCTTCAAGGCCCCTCTGCAGTCTGATCTGTTCGTAGCTGACCTTTTCCATGCAGCGTAACCTTTTCGCTCTCTGTCTGAATGCTCAGTGTGCCGTTGAGTATTTGCATGGCCCAGGG
It encodes:
- the gal3st2 gene encoding galactose-3-O-sulfotransferase 2 isoform X2; the encoded protein is MLSPPRRWRWIREQPLSSISTCLRRGLWSRHHYLWILLVLLVVCIAIQTFVAHQASDKLTGLPRLRFTVNKQHLFPTLQNIWEGLHSESSLAVNQDAGLLHTETTADPHHENEGYGKSLDNILWKHVDKNISLATGSQARKVSPGKLLQKHGDKPAVEVPGSSVLHGTRKGLIVSTHKRLMNTPTPSSVSETHINSVLTKATCNPKFHIVFLKTHKTASSTILNILYRYGESRKLTFALPLNKHSQLFYPFPFTSNFVEGVSSRSVKEFHIMCNHMRFRKFEVAKVMPKDSFYFSILRNPVAMMESIFIYYRSIPAFHKARSLDDFLDNGWSNYNASVGGNHYAHNILAFDFGFDNNVAADAEDLEERASMAIAAIEQDFHLILISEYFDESMILLRHALCWSLKDVVSFKLNSRSEQTRHPLLPNTAEKIKKWNALDWRIYLHFNTTFWHKVDTLIGQERMKTEVYELRELQGKLANTCLKDGGAVHPSQIKDTGLKPFQYGAAVIQGYNLNPHIDRQTKAKCQTLITPELQYTDRLYTQQFPELAAKLKKASKVVAPQRQHSLASARKAHHKQFVRHTFSNPNNQRAPTGSLLTHKESNDKARML
- the gal3st2 gene encoding galactose-3-O-sulfotransferase 2 isoform X1, with product MLSPPRRWRWIREQPLSSISTCLRRGLWSRHHYLWILLVLLVVCIAIQTFVAHQARTSSSDKLTGLPRLRFTVNKQHLFPTLQNIWEGLHSESSLAVNQDAGLLHTETTADPHHENEGYGKSLDNILWKHVDKNISLATGSQARKVSPGKLLQKHGDKPAVEVPGSSVLHGTRKGLIVSTHKRLMNTPTPSSVSETHINSVLTKATCNPKFHIVFLKTHKTASSTILNILYRYGESRKLTFALPLNKHSQLFYPFPFTSNFVEGVSSRSVKEFHIMCNHMRFRKFEVAKVMPKDSFYFSILRNPVAMMESIFIYYRSIPAFHKARSLDDFLDNGWSNYNASVGGNHYAHNILAFDFGFDNNVAADAEDLEERASMAIAAIEQDFHLILISEYFDESMILLRHALCWSLKDVVSFKLNSRSEQTRHPLLPNTAEKIKKWNALDWRIYLHFNTTFWHKVDTLIGQERMKTEVYELRELQGKLANTCLKDGGAVHPSQIKDTGLKPFQYGAAVIQGYNLNPHIDRQTKAKCQTLITPELQYTDRLYTQQFPELAAKLKKASKVVAPQRQHSLASARKAHHKQFVRHTFSNPNNQRAPTGSLLTHKESNDKARML